In Sinorhizobium sojae CCBAU 05684, a single window of DNA contains:
- the catC gene encoding muconolactone Delta-isomerase — MLFHVEMTVSLPHDLSSDVVAELKATERERAQELQRSGKWRHLWRVAGRYANVSIFDVSGPGELHEVLSTLPLFPFMDVKVAPLCRHPSSIREDDT; from the coding sequence ATGCTGTTTCATGTCGAGATGACCGTCAGTCTGCCGCACGATCTGTCATCGGACGTCGTTGCGGAGCTCAAGGCCACGGAACGCGAGCGGGCGCAGGAACTGCAGCGTTCCGGCAAATGGCGCCATCTTTGGCGCGTGGCCGGCCGCTACGCGAATGTGAGTATTTTCGATGTGAGCGGGCCAGGCGAACTGCACGAGGTTCTGTCCACCTTGCCGCTCTTTCCCTTCATGGACGTCAAGGTCGCGCCGCTCTGTCGGCACCCTTCGTCGATCCGCGAGGACGATACCTAG
- a CDS encoding muconate/chloromuconate family cycloisomerase, translated as MSTEIRISAIETIILDLPTIRPHRLSMVTMNRQSMTIVRVRCSDGCEGLGEGTTIGGLAYGPESPEGMKLTIDEYIAPLLIGRDATRIQAAMDAVVKAVKGNHFAKCAVEAALIDCHARRLGLPMSELLGGRRRDSLPIAWTLASGDTAKDIDEAQAMLDRRRHKDFKLKIGVKSIEEDIRHVGAVRKALPALASIRVDVNMAWREREARNAIAALADAGCVLVEQPVQGIASLARLRRTSPIAVMADEVLVGPESALEAATARAADVFSIKIEQAGGLFAAARVIAIAEAAGISIYGGTMLEGPIGTIAASQLMAGVKELEWGTEFFGPLLLTEEILEEPLRFENFELQLPKGPGLGVALSEEAVNRFRRDGKHASTLRVVG; from the coding sequence GTGTCTACCGAAATCCGCATCAGCGCGATCGAAACAATTATACTTGATCTGCCCACCATCCGGCCGCATCGGCTGTCGATGGTGACCATGAACCGGCAGAGCATGACCATCGTCCGCGTCCGCTGCTCCGACGGCTGCGAAGGGCTCGGGGAGGGGACGACGATCGGCGGTCTCGCCTACGGACCGGAAAGTCCTGAAGGCATGAAGTTGACGATCGACGAGTATATCGCGCCGCTGCTGATCGGCCGTGACGCAACGCGCATCCAGGCTGCCATGGACGCGGTCGTCAAGGCGGTTAAGGGAAATCACTTCGCCAAATGCGCGGTCGAGGCGGCGCTCATCGATTGCCATGCGCGCCGCCTCGGCCTGCCGATGTCGGAACTGCTCGGTGGGCGGCGGCGCGACAGCCTTCCCATCGCCTGGACGCTCGCCTCCGGCGACACCGCCAAAGACATCGACGAGGCGCAAGCCATGCTCGACCGGCGGCGGCACAAGGACTTCAAGCTGAAGATCGGCGTCAAATCGATTGAAGAGGATATCCGCCATGTGGGCGCCGTCCGCAAGGCGCTGCCCGCCCTCGCATCCATCCGCGTCGACGTGAACATGGCGTGGCGCGAGCGGGAGGCACGCAACGCGATCGCAGCTCTGGCCGATGCCGGCTGTGTGCTCGTCGAGCAGCCGGTGCAGGGGATCGCATCGCTCGCCCGGCTGCGGCGGACTTCCCCGATCGCCGTTATGGCGGACGAGGTCCTGGTCGGGCCTGAAAGCGCGCTCGAGGCGGCGACTGCGCGAGCTGCCGACGTGTTCTCGATCAAGATCGAGCAGGCGGGAGGGTTGTTCGCCGCCGCCCGGGTGATCGCCATCGCGGAAGCCGCAGGCATCAGCATCTATGGCGGCACCATGCTGGAGGGGCCGATCGGCACGATCGCCGCCTCTCAGTTGATGGCAGGCGTCAAGGAACTGGAATGGGGCACCGAGTTCTTCGGTCCCCTGCTTCTGACCGAGGAGATCCTGGAGGAGCCGCTTCGCTTCGAGAACTTCGAGCTGCAATTGCCAAAGGGGCCGGGGCTCGGCGTGGCTCTTTCGGAAGAAGCCGTCAATCGCTTCCGCAGGGACGGTAAACACGCTTCGACCTTGCGTGTGGTGGGGTGA
- a CDS encoding LysR family transcriptional regulator, giving the protein MELRQLRYFLAVARERNFSRAAEVLHIAQPPLSRQIQQLEDELGVLLIDRSSRPLDLTEAGRFFYEQSGQIMARIEHMREQARKIGLSKRERYVIGCVGSTLYGGMPDLVRRMRMRWPDLDIEIREMMSTEQVTALKERRIDLGFGRVRFNDREVERLTLREERLVVAFPKGHPKSLSADPIALSELEGEPLIVYPSAPRPSFADEILNMLTEQGISPGSVEEVREIQTALGIVAAGMSLCVIPAASQRQRPDDVCYRTIKDENATSPIIMSFRRDDAKGRIEEIKQLIREMYADNPPWLQLSNVQLEGA; this is encoded by the coding sequence ATGGAGCTGAGACAGCTGCGCTATTTTCTTGCGGTCGCACGCGAGCGGAACTTTTCGCGCGCCGCGGAAGTCCTGCATATCGCACAGCCGCCCCTCAGCCGGCAGATCCAGCAATTGGAAGACGAGCTCGGCGTCCTGCTCATCGACCGTTCGAGCCGCCCGCTCGATCTGACGGAGGCCGGGCGCTTCTTCTACGAGCAGTCCGGACAGATCATGGCCCGGATCGAGCACATGCGCGAGCAGGCGCGCAAGATCGGCTTGTCGAAACGGGAGCGTTACGTCATCGGCTGCGTCGGCTCGACGCTTTATGGCGGCATGCCGGATCTCGTCCGCCGCATGCGCATGCGCTGGCCGGATCTCGACATCGAGATCAGGGAAATGATGTCGACCGAGCAGGTCACCGCTCTCAAGGAGAGGCGGATCGATCTCGGCTTCGGCCGGGTTCGCTTCAACGACAGGGAGGTCGAGAGGCTGACGCTTCGCGAGGAGCGACTGGTCGTCGCGTTCCCGAAAGGGCATCCGAAATCGCTCTCAGCCGACCCGATCGCGCTTTCCGAACTGGAGGGTGAACCGCTGATTGTCTATCCGTCGGCGCCGCGTCCAAGCTTTGCCGACGAGATCCTCAACATGTTGACCGAGCAAGGCATTTCGCCTGGCAGCGTGGAAGAGGTCCGAGAAATTCAGACCGCATTGGGTATCGTGGCGGCCGGAATGAGCTTGTGCGTCATTCCGGCGGCGTCGCAGCGGCAAAGGCCCGACGACGTGTGCTACCGCACTATCAAGGACGAGAACGCCACCTCGCCGATCATCATGAGCTTCCGGCGCGACGATGCGAAAGGCAGGATCGAAGAGATCAAGCAGCTCATTCGCGAGATGTACGCCGACAATCCGCCTTGGCTGCAACTGTCCAACGTGCAACTCGAAGGCGCGTGA
- the pqqE gene encoding pyrroloquinoline quinone biosynthesis protein PqqE: MSDARTAPAGAARTRSRPPPPMAMLAELTHRCPLACPYCSNPIDLTKASEELATEEWIGVFEQAADLGVLHLHLSGGEPAARRDLVELTRAAVSFGLYSNLITSGVGLTEERIYSLAEAGLDHIQLSIQGISPEGADRISGYKGGYDRKIAVAGWAIEAGIPLTLNAVCHRQNMDEIDAMIELAIRLKARRIEVATVQFHGWAERNKAALMPTREQVERATETITKAREKYKGILVIDYVPADYYSSYPKACMGGWGRVGLNVTPSGRVLPCHAAETIPGLSFETVRGAPLSEIWYESAAFNAYRGEDWMPELCRSCERKKVDFGGCRCQALALAGDAGATDPVCIRSPLRQHLTRETERYPATSSMGFIYRGR, from the coding sequence ATGAGCGATGCTAGAACCGCCCCCGCGGGTGCCGCCCGCACCCGTTCGCGACCACCGCCGCCCATGGCGATGCTGGCGGAACTGACGCACCGCTGTCCGCTTGCCTGCCCCTACTGTTCGAACCCGATCGACCTGACGAAGGCGAGCGAAGAGCTTGCGACCGAGGAATGGATCGGCGTATTCGAGCAGGCCGCCGATCTCGGCGTGCTGCATCTGCATCTCTCCGGCGGCGAGCCCGCGGCCCGCCGGGATCTGGTCGAGCTGACGCGAGCTGCGGTTTCCTTCGGGCTCTACTCCAATCTGATTACTTCGGGTGTCGGTTTGACCGAAGAGAGGATCTATAGCCTAGCCGAGGCCGGACTCGATCACATTCAGTTGTCCATTCAAGGCATTTCCCCGGAAGGTGCCGACCGGATCAGCGGATACAAGGGCGGTTATGACCGAAAGATCGCCGTCGCCGGTTGGGCGATCGAGGCGGGCATCCCGCTGACGCTGAACGCCGTTTGTCACCGGCAGAACATGGACGAGATCGACGCCATGATCGAACTCGCGATAAGGCTGAAAGCGCGGCGCATCGAGGTTGCCACGGTGCAGTTTCACGGTTGGGCAGAGCGCAACAAAGCGGCGCTGATGCCGACACGCGAGCAGGTCGAGCGTGCAACCGAAACCATCACTAAGGCGCGCGAAAAATACAAGGGCATATTGGTGATCGACTACGTGCCGGCAGACTATTACTCCAGCTATCCAAAGGCCTGCATGGGCGGCTGGGGCCGGGTCGGTTTGAACGTCACGCCTTCGGGACGGGTGCTGCCCTGCCATGCCGCCGAAACCATTCCAGGCCTTTCCTTCGAGACGGTGCGCGGAGCCCCGCTTTCCGAGATCTGGTATGAGAGCGCCGCCTTCAATGCCTATCGCGGCGAGGACTGGATGCCGGAGCTCTGCCGGAGCTGCGAGCGCAAGAAGGTTGACTTCGGCGGCTGTCGTTGCCAGGCGCTGGCGCTTGCCGGCGACGCGGGCGCAACGGACCCGGTTTGCATCCGATCGCCGCTGCGCCAACATCTGACGCGGGAAACGGAACGGTATCCGGCAACCTCATCGATGGGCTTCATCTATCGCGGGCGGTAG
- the pqqD gene encoding pyrroloquinoline quinone biosynthesis peptide chaperone PqqD, whose product MNVQAPLISGSSVVKLARGVKLREDPVRGHMVLLAPERAMALDQIAVRIVQALDGERTLARIAADFAAEFEAPLAEIANDVEAFVRELSIRRMLEFVE is encoded by the coding sequence ATGAATGTGCAGGCGCCGCTGATCTCCGGCTCGAGCGTCGTCAAGCTGGCGCGCGGCGTCAAGCTCCGCGAGGATCCGGTTCGCGGCCACATGGTGCTCCTCGCACCGGAGCGGGCGATGGCGCTCGACCAGATCGCGGTCCGGATCGTGCAGGCGCTTGACGGCGAGCGAACGCTTGCGCGGATCGCCGCCGACTTTGCGGCCGAGTTCGAGGCCCCGCTCGCGGAGATCGCCAACGACGTCGAGGCTTTCGTCCGCGAACTTTCCATTCGCCGCATGCTGGAGTTCGTCGAATGA
- the pqqC gene encoding pyrroloquinoline-quinone synthase PqqC yields the protein MAVDKTTTDREALHARLLEIGNQRYHDKHPFHVMLHGGRASTTQVRAWVINRYYYQSRIPMKDAAFLSRCEDPELRRAWRSRIEDHDGGLDEGGGIRRWLRLAEAVGLDPQYVASTRGVLSATRFAVDAYVAFVRERPLIEAVASSLTELFAPKIHSERITGLLEHYAFADDAALAYFRQRLNEAPRDVEFGLAYVLGHADTREKQDAAAAALTFKTDVLWAQLDALYFAYVVPGRIPPGAWDGREGVAREPTAKEAAE from the coding sequence ATGGCAGTCGACAAGACGACGACGGACAGAGAGGCCCTTCACGCCCGCCTTCTGGAGATCGGTAACCAGCGCTATCATGACAAACACCCCTTTCACGTGATGCTGCATGGCGGCCGCGCTTCGACGACGCAGGTTCGCGCCTGGGTCATCAATCGCTACTATTACCAGAGCCGCATCCCGATGAAAGACGCGGCTTTTCTCTCGCGCTGCGAGGATCCGGAACTGCGCCGGGCTTGGCGCTCCCGCATCGAGGACCATGACGGCGGCCTCGACGAGGGCGGCGGCATCCGGCGCTGGCTGCGCCTTGCAGAGGCCGTCGGTCTCGATCCCCAATACGTCGCTTCCACAAGGGGCGTCCTATCTGCGACCCGCTTTGCCGTCGACGCCTATGTGGCGTTCGTGCGCGAGAGGCCGCTCATCGAGGCCGTGGCCTCCTCGTTGACAGAGCTTTTTGCACCGAAGATCCATTCTGAACGCATCACCGGGCTGCTGGAGCACTATGCCTTCGCCGACGACGCGGCCCTCGCCTATTTCCGCCAAAGGTTGAATGAGGCGCCGCGCGACGTCGAGTTCGGCCTCGCTTATGTCCTGGGTCACGCCGACACGCGGGAGAAACAGGACGCCGCCGCAGCGGCGCTCACCTTCAAGACGGACGTCCTCTGGGCCCAGCTCGATGCGCTTTACTTCGCCTATGTCGTCCCCGGCCGCATTCCGCCGGGGGCCTGGGACGGCCGCGAGGGGGTCGCCCGCGAGCCGACAGCGAAGGAGGCCGCGGAATGA
- the pqqB gene encoding pyrroloquinoline quinone biosynthesis protein PqqB: protein MKKTSDFRIIVLGAAAGGGLPQWNCGCLNCSMARDPASGLEPQSQSSLAVSLDGEVWAVLNASPDIRQQILHNRALQPRRLRHSPIESVVLTSGDIDHLAGLLVLREKQAFILYSTGTVGRIIADNPAFQVLDPEIVSRRTVAIEEAFAPLSGLEARLFAVPGKVPLFLEDGEPELGVEGEHTVGLELTADGRRVYYIPGCAMVNEALAQRLSGADALFFDGTVFHNDEMVATGTGNKTGRRMGHMPIAGEGGSLDALGDLDIRRKIYVHINNTNPIWRAGAERERVEGRGFEVGFDGMEVRL from the coding sequence GTGAAGAAAACGTCCGATTTTCGCATCATCGTTCTGGGGGCCGCTGCCGGCGGTGGTCTCCCGCAATGGAATTGCGGCTGCCTGAATTGTTCCATGGCCCGCGATCCAGCCTCCGGATTGGAACCCCAGAGCCAGTCGTCGCTTGCCGTCAGCCTCGACGGAGAGGTCTGGGCCGTTCTCAACGCCTCTCCCGACATCCGCCAGCAGATTTTGCACAATCGCGCCCTGCAGCCGCGACGCCTGCGCCATTCACCGATCGAGAGCGTCGTGCTGACAAGTGGCGACATTGATCACCTGGCCGGCCTTCTCGTGCTCAGAGAGAAGCAGGCTTTCATTCTTTATTCGACCGGGACCGTCGGCCGGATCATTGCGGACAATCCGGCCTTTCAGGTCCTCGACCCGGAAATCGTCTCAAGAAGAACCGTCGCCATCGAGGAAGCTTTCGCCCCGCTTTCGGGGCTCGAGGCCCGGCTTTTTGCCGTTCCCGGCAAGGTGCCGCTTTTTCTCGAAGACGGTGAGCCGGAGCTCGGCGTCGAGGGCGAGCACACGGTCGGCCTGGAGCTCACGGCCGACGGCAGGCGCGTATACTACATTCCGGGCTGCGCGATGGTGAACGAGGCCCTTGCTCAGCGCCTCAGCGGCGCCGATGCGCTATTCTTCGACGGTACTGTCTTCCATAACGACGAGATGGTCGCCACCGGCACGGGCAACAAGACCGGCCGCCGCATGGGCCACATGCCGATTGCCGGCGAAGGCGGCAGCCTCGACGCCCTCGGCGACCTCGACATCCGCAGAAAGATTTATGTCCACATCAACAACACGAACCCGATCTGGCGGGCTGGAGCCGAGCGCGAGCGCGTGGAAGGCCGCGGCTTTGAAGTCGGCTTCGACGGCATGGAGGTCCGACTTTGA
- the pqqA gene encoding pyrroloquinoline quinone precursor peptide PqqA, with product MSWHKPKFIEVSCAMEITRYAPADGDEPILF from the coding sequence ATGTCCTGGCATAAACCGAAATTCATCGAAGTCAGCTGCGCGATGGAAATCACCCGCTACGCTCCCGCGGACGGGGATGAGCCGATCCTCTTCTAG
- a CDS encoding LysR family transcriptional regulator, translating into MRNVTFRQLRTVGAVCRLGKINLAADALGLTGPALTLQIQQLERDAGVPLFDRTRSGMVPTAYGLAFLEAARAVEDSLTALEDSISAIKGLRTGRLRLGVVSTGKYFAPQLIAAFRQQMSGIEVNLFIGNRAEIIAKLRDHEIDMALMGRPPRDFEVRAQVFGDHPLVFIAPAGHPLASVLEISRERIAQEQFLVREKGSGTRISLEIFLSDTPHKLEEVGTEIASNETIKQAVIAGLGIAFISAHTIEQEVKLGRLVVLDVVDTPIRRQWFSVSRSDRATTPAMQAFERFLLASGARYLPVVSKPYPANAFG; encoded by the coding sequence ATGCGCAATGTGACCTTTCGACAACTTCGCACCGTCGGGGCCGTTTGCCGGCTGGGGAAGATCAATCTTGCCGCGGATGCTTTGGGTCTGACCGGACCGGCGCTCACCCTGCAGATCCAGCAATTGGAGCGCGACGCCGGTGTCCCGCTGTTCGACAGGACGCGCAGCGGCATGGTTCCGACGGCTTATGGTCTAGCTTTCCTCGAAGCGGCACGGGCGGTCGAGGATAGTTTGACTGCCCTTGAGGATTCGATCAGCGCAATCAAGGGGCTGCGGACCGGCCGCTTGCGGCTAGGCGTGGTGTCGACCGGGAAATATTTCGCGCCGCAACTGATCGCCGCCTTCCGTCAACAAATGTCGGGTATCGAGGTTAATCTCTTCATCGGCAACCGTGCCGAGATCATCGCCAAGCTCCGGGATCACGAGATCGATATGGCGCTGATGGGACGACCCCCGCGAGATTTCGAGGTGCGCGCACAGGTATTCGGCGACCATCCACTGGTCTTCATCGCCCCCGCCGGCCACCCGCTCGCCAGCGTGCTGGAGATCTCGCGGGAGCGGATTGCGCAGGAGCAGTTTCTGGTGCGCGAAAAGGGCTCGGGGACCCGAATATCGCTTGAGATATTCCTGAGCGATACGCCCCACAAGCTCGAGGAAGTCGGCACCGAAATTGCCTCGAACGAGACGATCAAGCAGGCCGTCATTGCCGGTCTGGGGATTGCCTTCATCTCGGCCCACACCATCGAGCAGGAGGTGAAGCTCGGCCGGCTCGTCGTTCTCGACGTCGTCGATACGCCGATCCGCCGGCAATGGTTCAGCGTATCGCGCTCGGACCGAGCCACTACTCCAGCAATGCAGGCTTTCGAGCGGTTCCTGCTGGCATCGGGCGCGCGCTATCTGCCGGTGGTCAGCAAACCCTATCCGGCCAACGCGTTCGGCTAG
- a CDS encoding class 1 fructose-bisphosphatase, with amino-acid sequence MSGATLEAYLASFTARGDDLAAEVATVVQRLVMAALEVRKLVNQGALGATFNGTSGGSNTDGDLQKDLDVLCDDLFLSCVQGAPVACYASEELENPVLLDPNARLAVAIDPLDGSSNIDNNVTIGTIFSVLPAAKGPDVDPSQSFLQPGNRQLAAGFFLYGPQTALVLSLGTGTEIFVFSSRLGCFVEACKSISIPDRTSEFAINMSNYRHWEESIRLYVDDCLAGSEGPREREFNMRWIASLVAEAYRILVRGGIYLYPADGRKGYGQGRLRLVYEANPIAFIIENAGGAATTSVTRILDLVPENLHQRVPLVFGSRREVARVARYHVDPNMIGERAPLFGKRGLFRA; translated from the coding sequence ATGTCAGGCGCAACTCTCGAGGCTTATCTCGCTTCATTCACGGCCCGCGGTGACGATCTCGCAGCGGAAGTGGCCACCGTAGTCCAAAGGCTCGTCATGGCGGCGCTCGAAGTCCGTAAGCTCGTCAACCAGGGAGCGCTTGGCGCGACGTTCAACGGCACCAGCGGCGGCAGCAATACAGACGGCGATCTGCAGAAGGATTTGGACGTGCTTTGCGACGACCTGTTCCTGTCGTGCGTCCAGGGCGCACCGGTCGCATGCTACGCCTCGGAAGAACTGGAAAATCCTGTCCTGCTCGACCCGAATGCGCGCCTCGCGGTTGCCATCGATCCGCTCGACGGCTCCTCGAACATCGACAACAACGTCACCATCGGCACGATCTTCTCAGTGCTCCCCGCCGCCAAGGGGCCGGACGTGGACCCCTCCCAGTCCTTCCTGCAACCCGGAAATCGGCAACTGGCGGCGGGATTTTTCCTCTATGGACCGCAAACCGCGCTCGTGCTCTCGCTGGGCACGGGCACGGAGATCTTCGTCTTCTCCAGCCGGCTTGGCTGTTTCGTCGAGGCCTGCAAATCGATCAGCATTCCCGACCGCACCAGCGAATTCGCCATCAACATGTCGAACTACCGGCATTGGGAGGAATCGATCCGGCTTTATGTCGATGACTGCCTGGCGGGCTCGGAGGGGCCGCGCGAGCGGGAGTTCAACATGCGATGGATCGCCTCGCTGGTCGCCGAAGCTTATCGGATCCTGGTTCGGGGTGGGATCTATCTCTACCCGGCCGATGGACGGAAGGGCTACGGCCAAGGCCGGCTGCGCCTCGTGTACGAGGCCAACCCGATTGCCTTCATCATCGAGAACGCAGGCGGGGCAGCCACGACTTCCGTCACCCGCATTCTCGATCTCGTTCCGGAGAACCTGCACCAGCGCGTGCCGCTGGTTTTCGGTTCGCGTCGCGAGGTAGCGCGCGTCGCCCGCTACCACGTTGACCCGAACATGATCGGCGAACGCGCACCGCTTTTCGGCAAGCGCGGTCTGTTTCGGGCCTGA
- a CDS encoding phosphoribulokinase: MSARYPIISITGSSGAGTTTVKDTFEKIFKRENIRASFIEGDAFHRHDRESMRRKIAEEKARGVDFTHFSAEANELEVLESVFSEYGRRGVGRTRRYVHDDAEAAKYGAAPGTFTDWEEFGDSDLLFYEGLHGCAVTDTVNLAQHCDLKIGVVPVINLEWIQKIHRDKATRGYSTEAVTDTILRRMPDYVHYICPQFSLTDINFQRVPIVDTSNPFIARWIPTHAESILVIRFAKPQSIDFPYLLSMLHNSFMSRANSIVVPGDKLDLAMQLIFTPLIHKLLERKHRMS, translated from the coding sequence ATGTCAGCCAGATATCCGATCATATCGATCACCGGCTCGTCCGGCGCCGGCACAACGACCGTCAAGGACACCTTCGAAAAGATCTTCAAGCGCGAGAACATTCGCGCATCCTTCATCGAAGGTGACGCCTTTCACCGCCACGACCGGGAAAGCATGCGCCGCAAGATAGCCGAGGAGAAAGCCAGGGGCGTCGATTTCACCCATTTTTCGGCAGAGGCGAACGAGCTGGAAGTCCTCGAAAGTGTCTTTTCAGAATATGGCAGGCGCGGCGTCGGACGCACCCGTCGCTACGTGCATGACGACGCCGAGGCCGCGAAATATGGCGCGGCACCCGGCACGTTTACCGACTGGGAGGAGTTCGGCGACAGCGATCTCTTGTTCTATGAGGGATTGCATGGCTGCGCCGTCACCGACACGGTCAATCTCGCGCAGCATTGCGACCTGAAGATCGGCGTGGTTCCGGTAATCAATCTCGAATGGATCCAGAAGATCCATCGCGACAAGGCGACACGCGGCTACTCCACAGAGGCCGTAACCGACACCATCCTGCGGCGCATGCCGGACTACGTGCATTACATCTGTCCGCAGTTTTCTCTGACGGACATCAATTTCCAGCGCGTGCCAATCGTCGATACGTCCAATCCGTTCATCGCGCGCTGGATACCAACGCACGCCGAATCGATCCTGGTCATCCGCTTTGCCAAACCGCAAAGCATCGATTTTCCCTACCTCTTGTCGATGCTGCACAACAGCTTCATGTCGCGTGCCAATTCCATCGTGGTGCCGGGCGACAAGCTCGATCTCGCCATGCAGCTGATTTTCACGCCGCTCATCCACAAACTGCTCGAGCGCAAACACCGAATGTCGTGA
- the tkt gene encoding transketolase gives MNVSQQIDTRPAASEQNMADAIRFLAMDAVQKANSGHPGMPMGMADAVTVLFNRFIKIDPSLPDWPDRDRFVLSAGHGSMLLYSIHHLIGFAYMPMVELSAFRQLGSKTAGHPEYGHALGVETTTGPLGQGIATAVGMAIAEQMMAARFGSSLCNHFTYVVAGDGCLQEGISHEAIDLAGHLKLRKLVVLWDDNQISIDGSTELSTSMDQLARFRAAGWDAQAVDGHDPEAVAKALERARRTRKPSLIACRTRIGKGAASMEGSHKTHGAALGDREIAATREKLGWPHPPFFVPPEIKSAWERVAVRGRMAREAWEIRLDASRSKKRYEQTAGRQLDGEVTHLLTKFRAAHRKRATKVATRQASQMALEVINGATALTVGGSADLTGSNLTMTSQTQHISPGNFKGRYLHYGIREHGMAAAMNGIALHGGFIPYGGTFLVFSDYARGAMRLSAVMGLPVIYVLTHDSIGLGEDGPTHQPIEHLAMLRATPNLNVFRPADIIETAECWEIALGEKRTPSVLALSRQALPMLRQTDGDENLSALGAYVLKEARGPRDITLLATGSEVEIAIAAAQRLQAENGIEAAVVSMPCWEKFEAQDAPYQKQVLGDAPRIAIEAAGRLGWDRWMGPDGIFVGMIGFGASAPAGDLYRHFGITADHIVAEALKLSAGGPGRSRSGAPGPIRSRANTSSDHLKEA, from the coding sequence ATGAATGTTTCGCAGCAGATCGATACCCGTCCCGCCGCATCGGAACAAAACATGGCCGATGCCATCCGGTTTCTCGCGATGGATGCCGTGCAGAAGGCCAATTCCGGTCATCCCGGCATGCCGATGGGCATGGCCGACGCAGTGACCGTCCTTTTCAACCGTTTCATCAAGATCGACCCTTCGCTGCCCGACTGGCCGGATCGCGATCGTTTCGTGCTGTCGGCTGGCCATGGATCGATGCTGCTCTATTCCATCCATCACCTGATCGGCTTTGCCTACATGCCGATGGTTGAGCTCTCGGCCTTCCGCCAACTTGGCTCGAAGACGGCCGGTCACCCCGAATACGGCCATGCACTCGGTGTCGAAACCACCACCGGCCCGCTCGGCCAGGGGATCGCTACCGCCGTCGGCATGGCGATTGCGGAACAGATGATGGCCGCCCGCTTCGGCAGTTCGCTCTGCAATCACTTCACTTATGTGGTCGCCGGTGACGGCTGCCTGCAGGAGGGCATCAGCCACGAGGCGATTGACCTTGCCGGACATCTGAAGCTGCGCAAGCTTGTGGTGCTCTGGGACGACAACCAAATATCCATCGACGGTTCGACCGAGCTCTCCACGTCCATGGACCAGCTTGCGCGATTCCGCGCAGCCGGATGGGATGCGCAAGCCGTCGATGGCCACGATCCTGAGGCCGTGGCGAAGGCGCTCGAGCGGGCGCGACGGACCCGCAAGCCATCGCTGATTGCGTGCCGTACCCGGATCGGCAAGGGGGCGGCCAGCATGGAAGGGTCGCACAAGACCCATGGGGCGGCGCTCGGCGACAGGGAAATCGCCGCGACACGCGAAAAGCTTGGCTGGCCCCATCCGCCCTTCTTCGTTCCGCCCGAGATTAAGTCCGCTTGGGAAAGGGTGGCGGTGCGGGGGCGGATGGCCCGCGAGGCATGGGAAATCCGGCTCGACGCTTCGCGTTCGAAAAAGCGGTACGAACAGACCGCCGGGCGGCAGCTGGACGGAGAGGTCACCCATCTGCTGACAAAATTCCGAGCCGCGCATCGCAAAAGAGCCACCAAGGTTGCGACGCGGCAGGCCTCGCAGATGGCCCTGGAGGTCATCAATGGCGCGACGGCCTTGACGGTCGGCGGCTCCGCCGATCTGACCGGTTCGAACCTGACGATGACCTCGCAAACCCAGCACATTTCGCCGGGCAATTTCAAAGGCCGCTACCTGCACTATGGCATCCGCGAGCATGGCATGGCGGCCGCCATGAACGGCATCGCCCTGCATGGCGGCTTCATTCCCTATGGCGGCACCTTCCTGGTGTTTTCCGACTATGCCCGCGGCGCGATGCGTCTCTCCGCCGTGATGGGCCTGCCGGTGATCTATGTGCTGACCCATGATTCCATCGGTCTGGGCGAGGACGGACCAACCCACCAGCCCATCGAGCATCTGGCCATGCTGCGTGCCACCCCCAACCTCAATGTTTTTCGGCCCGCCGACATCATCGAGACGGCAGAATGCTGGGAGATCGCGCTTGGCGAGAAGAGGACGCCGAGCGTCCTTGCCCTGTCGCGGCAGGCGCTGCCGATGCTGCGCCAGACGGACGGGGACGAGAATTTGTCGGCGCTCGGCGCCTATGTCCTGAAGGAAGCGCGCGGACCTCGCGACATCACACTCCTTGCCACCGGATCCGAAGTCGAGATCGCCATCGCCGCTGCGCAGCGCTTGCAGGCCGAGAATGGCATAGAAGCGGCGGTGGTCTCCATGCCTTGCTGGGAGAAGTTCGAGGCCCAGGATGCACCGTATCAGAAGCAGGTCCTTGGAGATGCCCCGCGCATTGCCATCGAAGCGGCCGGCCGCCTCGGCTGGGATCGCTGGATGGGGCCGGACGGCATCTTCGTCGGCATGATCGGCTTCGGCGCATCGGCACCGGCCGGAGATCTCTACCGCCATTTCGGCATCACTGCCGACCATATCGTCGCCGAAGCTTTGAAGCTGTCTGCAGGGGGTCCGGGGAGAAGCCGCTCAGGAGCACCCGGACCGATCCGCAGCCGGGCAAACACGTCATCAGATCATTTGAAGGAGGCTTGA